One genomic window of Streptomyces sp. NBC_01498 includes the following:
- the cofC gene encoding 2-phospho-L-lactate guanylyltransferase, protein MVPLKPLAVAKSRLAGSTGEPLRPRLALAFAQDTVAAALACPVVRDVVVVTDDPLAAAELTALGARAVPDSPAAGLNAALAHGARVVRERRPRAAVAALNADLPALRPAELARVLATAGDFPRAFLADAAEIGTTLLAARAGSELNPAFGGASRLRHLSAGAVEIVLAGVDSVRRDVDTGEDLLAASALGLGPYTARQRAVPGPVPGAGGAGVTAPGTRPAP, encoded by the coding sequence GTGGTCCCGCTCAAGCCGCTGGCGGTGGCCAAGAGCAGGCTCGCCGGGTCGACGGGCGAGCCGCTGCGGCCCCGGCTGGCGCTGGCGTTCGCCCAGGACACCGTGGCCGCGGCGCTGGCCTGCCCCGTCGTACGCGACGTGGTGGTCGTCACGGACGACCCGCTGGCGGCGGCCGAACTGACCGCGCTGGGCGCCCGCGCCGTCCCCGACAGCCCGGCCGCCGGGCTCAACGCCGCGCTGGCGCACGGCGCGCGGGTGGTGCGGGAGCGCCGGCCCCGAGCCGCCGTCGCGGCCCTGAACGCCGATCTGCCGGCGCTGCGTCCGGCGGAACTGGCGCGGGTGCTGGCCACCGCCGGGGATTTCCCGCGCGCATTTCTCGCGGACGCCGCCGAAATCGGTACCACTTTGCTGGCCGCGCGGGCCGGATCGGAATTGAATCCGGCATTCGGTGGCGCTTCACGGCTCCGGCATTTGTCCGCGGGGGCGGTGGAAATTGTGCTGGCCGGTGTGGATTCCGTACGGCGTGACGTCGATACGGGAGAGGACCTGCTGGCCGCCTCGGCCCTCGGGCTGGGCCCGTACACGGCCCGGCAGCGGGCGGTTCCCGGCCCCGTTCCGGGCGCCGGCGGGGCGGGTGTCACCGCTCCCGGGACCCGGCCCGCCCCCTGA
- a CDS encoding HU family DNA-binding protein, protein MNKAQLVEAIADKVGGRQQAADAVDAVLDAVVRAVVAGERVSVTGFGSFEKVDRPARYARNPQTGERVRVKKTSVPRFRAGQGFKDLVSGTKKLPKNDVAVKKAPKGSLSGGSPTRTTAKAAAKKATAKKATAKKTAARKTVVAGTAKRAAKKTSATARKTTTKKTTAAKKTTAKKTGTAKKATAKKTAPAKKATAKKAPARKVAARTTTAKKATARNN, encoded by the coding sequence GTGAACAAGGCGCAGCTCGTAGAAGCAATTGCGGACAAGGTCGGCGGACGCCAGCAGGCGGCCGACGCGGTCGACGCGGTACTGGACGCGGTTGTCCGCGCCGTCGTCGCGGGTGAGCGGGTCTCCGTCACCGGCTTCGGTTCGTTCGAGAAGGTCGACCGTCCGGCCCGTTACGCGCGTAACCCGCAGACGGGCGAGCGGGTGCGGGTCAAGAAGACGTCGGTGCCGCGTTTCCGCGCGGGGCAGGGCTTCAAGGACCTGGTGAGCGGCACGAAGAAGCTTCCGAAGAACGACGTGGCGGTCAAGAAGGCGCCCAAGGGCAGCCTCTCGGGCGGTTCCCCGACCCGGACGACCGCCAAGGCCGCGGCCAAGAAGGCCACCGCCAAGAAGGCGACGGCGAAGAAGACCGCCGCCCGGAAGACCGTGGTCGCGGGCACCGCCAAGAGGGCCGCCAAGAAGACCTCGGCCACCGCCCGCAAGACGACCACGAAGAAGACCACGGCCGCCAAGAAGACCACCGCCAAGAAGACGGGCACGGCCAAGAAGGCCACGGCGAAGAAGACCGCGCCGGCCAAGAAGGCGACCGCCAAGAAGGCGCCGGCCCGAAAGGTCGCCGCACGCACCACCACCGCCAAGAAGGCCACCGCGAGGAACAACTGA
- the leuD gene encoding 3-isopropylmalate dehydratase small subunit: MDAFTTHTGRAVPLRRGNVDTDQIIPAHWLKKVTRDGFEDGLFEAWRKDPDFVLNQPERQGASVLVAGPDFGTGSSREHAVWALQNYGFRAVVSSRFADIFRGNSLKNGLLTVVLEQRVVDHLWELTEAHPGTAVTVDLEARQVRAEGPDGTTLTADFDLDENARWRLLNGLDDIGLTLKNEGDIAAYERSRPSFKPRTIAV; this comes from the coding sequence ATGGACGCTTTCACCACACACACCGGCCGTGCCGTCCCGCTGCGCCGCGGCAACGTCGACACGGACCAGATCATCCCGGCCCACTGGCTCAAGAAGGTCACGCGCGACGGCTTCGAGGACGGGCTGTTCGAGGCGTGGCGCAAGGACCCGGACTTCGTGCTCAACCAGCCGGAGCGACAGGGCGCCTCGGTGCTGGTCGCCGGACCGGACTTCGGCACCGGCTCGTCCCGGGAACACGCCGTGTGGGCGCTTCAGAACTACGGCTTCCGCGCGGTCGTCTCCTCCCGGTTCGCCGACATCTTCCGCGGCAACTCCCTCAAGAACGGCCTGCTGACCGTCGTCCTGGAACAGCGCGTCGTCGACCACCTGTGGGAGCTGACCGAGGCCCATCCGGGCACCGCGGTGACGGTGGACCTCGAAGCGCGCCAGGTGCGCGCCGAGGGCCCCGACGGGACGACACTGACGGCTGATTTCGACCTTGACGAGAACGCCCGCTGGCGTCTGCTCAACGGACTCGACGACATCGGTCTCACCCTGAAGAACGAAGGGGACATCGCCGCGTACGAACGCTCCCGGCCCTCCTTCAAACCTCGCACAATTGCCGTCTGA
- the leuC gene encoding 3-isopropylmalate dehydratase large subunit, which yields MGRTLAEKVWDDHVVRRAEGEPDLLFIDLHLLHEVTSPQAFDGLRQNGRRVRRLDLTIATEDHNTPTLDIDKPIADPVSRIQLETLRKNCADFGVRLHPLGDVEQGVVHVVGPQLGLTQPGTTVVCGDSHTSTHGAFGALAFGIGTSQVEHVLATQTLPLARPRTMAITVEGELPADVTAKDLILAVIARIGTGGGQGYILEYRGSAIEKLSMEARMTICNMSIEAGARAGMIAPDEITFDYLRGRDHAPEGTDWDDAVAYWRTLRTDDDAVFDAEVFIDATELAPFVTWGTNPGQGAPLSTHVPDPASYEDASERLAAEKALEYMGLTAGQALRDITVDTVFVGSCTNGRIEDLRSAASILDGRKVADGVRMLVVPGSVRVALQAVAEGLDKVFTGAGAEWRHAGCSMCLGMNPDQLAPGERSASTSNRNFEGRQGKGGRTHLVSPQVAAATAVLGHLASPADLSDTRTPVEA from the coding sequence ATGGGTAGGACACTCGCGGAGAAGGTCTGGGACGACCACGTCGTCCGGCGCGCCGAGGGCGAGCCCGACCTCCTCTTCATCGATCTGCACCTGCTCCACGAGGTGACGAGCCCGCAGGCCTTCGACGGTCTGCGGCAGAACGGCCGACGGGTGCGGAGGCTCGACCTCACCATCGCGACCGAGGACCACAACACCCCGACGCTCGACATCGACAAGCCGATCGCCGACCCCGTCTCGCGTATCCAGCTGGAGACGCTGCGCAAGAACTGCGCGGACTTCGGCGTACGGCTGCACCCGCTGGGCGACGTCGAGCAGGGCGTCGTCCATGTCGTGGGCCCCCAGCTGGGGCTGACCCAGCCCGGCACCACCGTCGTGTGCGGCGACAGCCACACCTCCACCCACGGCGCGTTCGGCGCGCTGGCCTTCGGCATCGGCACCAGCCAGGTCGAGCACGTACTGGCCACCCAGACGCTCCCGCTGGCCCGGCCCCGCACCATGGCCATCACCGTCGAGGGCGAACTGCCCGCCGACGTCACGGCCAAGGACCTGATCCTCGCCGTCATCGCCCGTATCGGCACCGGCGGCGGCCAGGGCTACATCCTCGAATACCGCGGCTCCGCCATCGAGAAGCTCTCGATGGAGGCCCGCATGACCATCTGCAACATGTCGATCGAGGCCGGCGCGCGGGCGGGCATGATCGCCCCGGACGAGATCACCTTCGACTACCTCCGGGGCCGCGACCACGCCCCCGAGGGCACCGACTGGGACGACGCCGTCGCGTACTGGCGCACGCTCCGCACCGACGACGACGCCGTCTTCGACGCCGAGGTCTTCATCGACGCCACCGAACTGGCCCCGTTCGTCACCTGGGGCACCAACCCCGGCCAGGGCGCGCCGCTGTCGACGCACGTCCCCGACCCCGCCTCGTACGAGGACGCCTCGGAGCGGCTCGCCGCCGAGAAGGCCCTGGAGTACATGGGGTTGACCGCCGGGCAGGCGCTGCGGGACATCACCGTGGACACGGTCTTCGTCGGTTCCTGCACCAACGGCCGCATCGAGGACCTGCGCTCGGCCGCCTCGATCCTGGACGGCCGCAAAGTCGCCGACGGCGTACGGATGCTGGTGGTCCCCGGCTCCGTACGGGTCGCGCTCCAGGCCGTCGCGGAGGGCCTGGACAAGGTCTTCACCGGCGCGGGCGCCGAATGGCGGCACGCCGGCTGTTCGATGTGCCTGGGCATGAACCCCGACCAACTGGCGCCCGGCGAGCGCTCCGCGTCGACCTCCAACCGCAACTTCGAGGGCCGGCAGGGCAAGGGCGGCCGGACCCACCTCGTGTCGCCGCAGGTGGCCGCCGCCACCGCCGTACTGGGCCACCTGGCCTCGCCCGCCGACCTGTCCGACACCCGCACCCCCGTGGAGGCATGA